The Actinomadura sp. WMMB 499 genome includes a window with the following:
- a CDS encoding CocE/NonD family hydrolase: protein MRSKIAAVTAGIVLLSAVPAAADEASGRRTVEVASFDGTKIVTNFFPAPGLEVGERAESVLLGSGFGGRGATDPESGELGYLLGAGYNVITWNPRGFGSAGEVQIDHPEVEGRDVRALIDWIARQPEAELDGRGDPRLGMAGGSYGGAIQLVTAGLDDRVDVIVPGYTYHSLNDALYPNRTIKAGWAFGLCSAGLQNGNRFHPRVSTICLRALTSGTVTKPDETWMRDHGPDFLIENIDIPTLFVQGVTDTLFPVSHAIAGYRTVKANGAPVKMVWTCGGHASCMDAEHDGTVDREATLAWFQRYLREDASVRTGPEFTYPDNTGARHAAAAFPPPAAEPARGTGKGTTLFSPADNSGAMFTGGYSHNRIEIPLDAPSGGLLVGAPKLTMKYRGHATDATTSVYAQLVDASVPVPGDLPASVLPPLAEGDPQVVNGMVTPVPVTLDGTARELTIDLEDIVWRLRPGSELKLQIVPNSAVFNQQRAAGWIDVTSATVTVPTTAG, encoded by the coding sequence ATGCGCTCCAAGATCGCGGCCGTGACGGCCGGAATCGTGCTGCTGTCCGCCGTTCCCGCCGCCGCCGACGAGGCGTCCGGGCGGCGGACGGTCGAGGTCGCGTCGTTCGACGGCACGAAGATCGTCACGAACTTCTTCCCGGCCCCCGGGCTGGAGGTGGGCGAGCGCGCGGAGTCCGTCCTGCTGGGCTCGGGCTTCGGCGGGCGCGGCGCGACCGACCCCGAGTCGGGCGAGCTGGGCTACCTCCTCGGCGCCGGGTACAACGTGATCACCTGGAACCCGCGCGGGTTCGGGTCCGCGGGCGAGGTGCAGATCGATCACCCGGAGGTCGAGGGCCGCGACGTTCGGGCGCTGATCGACTGGATCGCGCGGCAGCCCGAGGCGGAGCTGGACGGCCGGGGCGACCCGCGGCTCGGCATGGCGGGCGGCAGCTACGGCGGCGCGATCCAGCTCGTGACGGCCGGGCTGGACGACCGGGTCGACGTGATCGTCCCCGGCTACACGTATCACTCGCTGAACGACGCCCTGTACCCGAACCGGACGATCAAGGCCGGATGGGCGTTCGGGCTGTGCTCGGCGGGCCTGCAGAACGGCAACCGGTTCCACCCGCGTGTCTCGACGATCTGCCTGCGGGCGCTGACGAGCGGGACGGTCACGAAGCCGGACGAGACGTGGATGCGCGATCACGGCCCCGACTTCCTCATCGAGAACATCGACATCCCGACGCTGTTCGTCCAGGGCGTGACCGACACCCTGTTCCCGGTGAGCCACGCGATCGCCGGCTACCGGACGGTCAAGGCGAACGGCGCCCCGGTGAAGATGGTGTGGACGTGCGGCGGCCACGCGAGCTGCATGGACGCCGAGCACGACGGGACGGTCGACCGCGAGGCGACGCTCGCGTGGTTCCAGCGGTACCTGCGCGAGGACGCGAGCGTCCGGACGGGCCCGGAGTTCACGTACCCGGACAACACGGGCGCCCGGCACGCGGCGGCGGCGTTCCCGCCCCCGGCGGCCGAGCCCGCGCGAGGCACCGGCAAGGGCACGACGCTGTTCAGCCCGGCCGACAACTCCGGCGCCATGTTCACCGGCGGGTACTCGCACAACCGCATCGAGATCCCGCTCGACGCGCCGTCCGGCGGCCTGCTCGTCGGCGCGCCGAAGCTGACGATGAAGTACCGGGGCCACGCGACGGACGCGACGACGTCCGTCTACGCGCAGCTGGTCGACGCGAGCGTCCCGGTCCCCGGCGACCTGCCCGCGTCGGTGCTCCCGCCGCTGGCCGAGGGCGACCCGCAGGTCGTCAACGGCATGGTCACGCCGGTGCCGGTCACCCTGGACGGCACCGCGCGCGAGCTCACGATCGACCTGGAGGACATCGTGTGGCGCCTGCGCCCCGGCTCGGAGCTCAAGCTCCAGATCGTCCCGAACAGCGCCGTGTTCAACCAGCAGCGCGCCGCCGGCTGGATCGACGTCACGTCCGCGACCGTCACCGTCCCCACGACCGCGGGCTGA
- a CDS encoding zinc-binding dehydrogenase, with translation MAEMLAGRLDVRTRRFAVREVPVPEPGHGEVRIAVKAAGVCLSDLHLIDGTLSPLYLRGDEVTLGHEVAGVVESCGAGVTRFEPGRRVLLQAGEEDLDGTVFTRGVDYDGGWAQFAVAAERTVVPIPDALPFEQACIVPDAVSTPWAAVTATAKTRAGEAVGVWGLGGLGAHAVKLLRLLGAAPVIAIDPVEAARERALRFGADLALDPGSADFAGAVQAATGGRGLAVAFDFAGVPAVREQALGALGKDGRLVLVGLGGQPVTIAHDTTFSFLRQQVLGHYGSEPEHVEQLLHLVEQGRLDLAESVSDVLPLADAPQAVERLAAKEGNPIRLVLRP, from the coding sequence ATGGCGGAGATGCTCGCCGGACGGCTGGACGTGCGGACCCGGCGGTTCGCCGTCCGGGAGGTCCCGGTGCCCGAGCCGGGGCACGGGGAGGTGCGGATCGCGGTGAAGGCCGCGGGCGTCTGCCTGTCGGACCTGCACCTGATCGACGGCACGCTCAGCCCGCTCTACCTGCGCGGGGACGAGGTCACGCTCGGCCACGAGGTCGCGGGCGTCGTGGAGTCGTGCGGCGCCGGCGTGACCCGGTTCGAGCCCGGTCGGCGCGTCCTGCTCCAGGCGGGCGAGGAGGACCTCGACGGCACGGTCTTCACCCGCGGCGTCGACTACGACGGCGGCTGGGCCCAGTTCGCCGTCGCCGCCGAACGGACGGTCGTCCCGATCCCCGACGCGCTCCCGTTCGAGCAGGCCTGCATCGTCCCCGACGCCGTCTCGACCCCCTGGGCCGCGGTCACCGCGACCGCGAAGACGCGAGCCGGGGAGGCCGTCGGCGTCTGGGGCCTCGGCGGACTCGGCGCGCACGCCGTCAAGCTCCTCCGGCTCCTCGGCGCCGCCCCCGTCATCGCGATCGACCCGGTCGAAGCGGCGCGGGAGCGCGCCCTCCGGTTCGGCGCCGACCTCGCCCTCGACCCGGGCTCCGCCGACTTCGCCGGGGCCGTGCAGGCGGCCACCGGCGGCCGCGGGCTCGCCGTCGCGTTCGACTTCGCCGGCGTCCCCGCCGTCCGCGAGCAGGCCCTCGGCGCCCTGGGCAAGGACGGACGTCTCGTCCTCGTCGGGCTCGGCGGGCAGCCGGTGACGATCGCCCACGACACCACGTTCAGCTTCCTGCGGCAGCAGGTGCTCGGGCACTACGGATCCGAGCCCGAGCACGTCGAGCAGCTCCTCCACCTCGTCGAGCAGGGCCGCCTCGACCTGGCCGAGTCGGTCAGCGACGTGCTGCCCCTCGCCGACGCGCCGCAGGCCGTCGAACGCCTTGCGGCGAAGGAGGGCAACCCGATCCGCCTCGTCCTTCGCCCCTGA
- a CDS encoding NADH:flavin oxidoreductase, which produces MTTPDVFEPARLGPLTLRNRTIKAATFEGMTKGALVTDDLVEFHRAHAAGGVAMTTVAYCAVAPDGRTEYDQIHWRPEAMPGLRRLTGAVHAAGAAASAQIGHAGPVANGRSNGVPAIAPSRMFNPQSMRMTRAATRADIERVTRAHADAARMAAEAGFDAVEIHLGHNYFASSFLSPKINKRTDEYGGSLENRAKVARGAARAVRDAVGDRIAILAKLNMDDGVPGGFWLDESIRVAKWLEADGSVDALELTAGSSLLNPMYLFRGDAPVREFAATFKQPMRLGVRLVGDRFIRAYPYEEAFLLESARQFRAALDLPLVLLGGVTERATMDLAMAEGFEFVAMGRALLREPDLINRVQADASTTSLCIHCNKCMPTIFTGTHCVLA; this is translated from the coding sequence TTGACCACCCCGGACGTCTTCGAACCCGCGCGCCTCGGCCCGCTGACCCTCCGCAACCGGACGATCAAGGCCGCGACCTTCGAGGGCATGACGAAGGGCGCCCTCGTCACCGACGACCTCGTCGAGTTCCACCGGGCGCACGCCGCGGGCGGCGTCGCGATGACGACCGTCGCGTACTGCGCGGTCGCCCCCGACGGCCGCACCGAGTACGACCAGATCCACTGGCGGCCCGAGGCGATGCCCGGCCTCCGCCGGCTGACCGGCGCCGTGCACGCCGCGGGCGCCGCCGCGTCCGCGCAGATCGGGCACGCCGGACCGGTCGCGAACGGCCGCTCCAACGGCGTCCCGGCCATCGCGCCGTCCCGGATGTTCAACCCCCAGTCGATGCGGATGACGCGGGCGGCGACCCGCGCCGACATCGAGCGCGTCACCCGCGCCCACGCCGACGCCGCGCGGATGGCCGCCGAGGCCGGGTTCGACGCCGTCGAGATCCACCTGGGGCACAACTACTTCGCCAGCTCGTTCCTCTCCCCGAAGATCAACAAGCGGACGGACGAGTACGGCGGCTCCCTCGAGAACCGCGCGAAGGTCGCCCGCGGCGCCGCCCGCGCCGTCCGCGACGCCGTCGGCGACCGCATCGCGATCCTCGCGAAGCTGAACATGGACGACGGCGTGCCCGGCGGGTTCTGGCTCGACGAGAGCATCCGGGTCGCGAAGTGGCTCGAGGCCGACGGCTCGGTCGACGCCCTCGAACTGACCGCGGGCAGCTCGCTGCTCAACCCGATGTACCTGTTCCGCGGGGACGCCCCGGTCCGCGAGTTCGCCGCGACGTTCAAGCAGCCGATGCGGCTCGGCGTCCGGCTCGTCGGGGACCGGTTCATCCGCGCGTACCCCTACGAGGAGGCGTTCCTCCTCGAGAGCGCCCGCCAGTTCCGCGCCGCGCTCGACCTGCCGCTCGTCCTGCTCGGCGGCGTCACCGAGCGCGCCACGATGGACCTCGCGATGGCCGAGGGCTTCGAGTTCGTCGCGATGGGCCGCGCGCTCCTGCGCGAGCCCGACCTGATCAACCGCGTCCAGGCGGACGCGTCGACGACGTCACTGTGCATCCACTGCAACAAGTGCATGCCGACGATCTTTACCGGCACGCACTGCGTGCTCGCGTGA
- a CDS encoding TetR/AcrR family transcriptional regulator, producing the protein MDASEREGLLDTAMRLFAELGYDGTSMQLVADAAGVAIATLRELAAGKGELYRAVFVRADEAERNAMEPAIARFTTDLPGVLRLADAYLDFYVARTDVLALWLHRWMGDAADVPGLEEHYTAPLSLRVVEAVRPLVPPDADPDHVVWTIVWCVYGFLSGGIVYSDREVDPQRMRGQGVRRRDAVAVERFRAHLHMLIARMLTPPS; encoded by the coding sequence GTGGATGCATCGGAGCGCGAAGGGCTGCTCGACACGGCCATGCGCCTGTTCGCGGAGCTGGGATACGACGGGACGTCCATGCAGCTCGTGGCCGACGCCGCCGGGGTCGCCATCGCGACCCTCCGCGAGCTCGCCGCCGGCAAGGGCGAGCTGTACCGGGCCGTGTTCGTCCGCGCCGACGAGGCCGAACGGAACGCCATGGAGCCGGCGATCGCCCGGTTCACCACCGACCTGCCGGGCGTGCTGCGGCTCGCGGACGCCTACCTGGACTTCTACGTGGCGCGCACCGACGTGCTGGCGCTGTGGCTGCACCGGTGGATGGGCGACGCCGCCGACGTCCCCGGACTCGAGGAGCACTACACGGCACCGCTGTCGCTGCGGGTCGTGGAGGCCGTCCGCCCGCTGGTCCCGCCGGACGCCGACCCCGACCATGTGGTGTGGACGATCGTGTGGTGCGTCTACGGGTTCCTGAGCGGCGGGATCGTCTACTCCGACCGGGAGGTCGACCCGCAGCGCATGCGCGGGCAGGGGGTGCGGCGGCGCGACGCCGTCGCCGTCGAACGCTTCCGCGCCCACCTGCACATGCTGATCGCCCGCATGCTGACGCCGCCGTCCTGA
- a CDS encoding TetR/AcrR family transcriptional regulator, translating into MDVSERERLLDTALRLFAELGYDGTSLQLVADATGVGLPTVHELLGDGKPELYRAVMHHALEAERRALEPAGERFGPDLESYLGLVDAYLDFYEHHTDIMALWLHRWMGDAVDVPDLREDFTESMTQSVVLTLRPILPPDVHPDYLIWTIVWCVFGFFSGGMTWTDPETGVQQVRRAGIGPHDPERVEEFRAHLHRLIARMFAPPPA; encoded by the coding sequence GTGGATGTATCGGAGCGCGAAAGGCTGCTCGACACGGCCCTGCGCCTGTTCGCGGAGCTGGGGTACGACGGGACGTCCCTGCAGCTCGTCGCCGACGCCACCGGGGTCGGCCTGCCGACCGTCCATGAGCTTCTCGGCGACGGCAAGCCCGAGCTGTACCGGGCCGTGATGCACCACGCCCTGGAGGCCGAACGTCGCGCGCTGGAGCCCGCGGGGGAACGGTTCGGCCCGGACCTCGAGAGCTACCTGGGGCTGGTGGACGCCTACCTGGACTTCTACGAGCACCACACCGACATCATGGCGCTCTGGCTGCACCGCTGGATGGGCGACGCCGTCGACGTCCCCGACCTCCGCGAGGACTTCACCGAGTCGATGACGCAGTCGGTGGTCCTGACCCTGCGTCCGATCCTCCCGCCCGACGTCCATCCCGACTACCTCATCTGGACGATCGTGTGGTGCGTCTTCGGGTTCTTCAGCGGCGGCATGACGTGGACGGACCCGGAGACCGGCGTGCAGCAGGTGCGCCGCGCGGGGATCGGGCCCCACGACCCCGAGCGGGTCGAGGAGTTCCGCGCGCACCTGCACCGGCTCATCGCCCGCATGTTCGCCCCTCCGCCCGCCTGA
- a CDS encoding TetR/AcrR family transcriptional regulator: MATTSPSATRDRLLDAAERLFLARDADQVSVRAINAEAGLNPGAVHYHFGSREGLVTALLERELVPLWAERLEAIAERSADGPFAVADLVAAIVEPFEELVRTGKGRMLCRLLARTVRAASRLPAGSAWFGQAPFEVMLGRALPDLTVREIADRWRLAFTLLLETYGRAVAPAPASAAPPPTGTVIAFVTAGLTAPPAERGRGG; the protein is encoded by the coding sequence ATGGCCACCACCTCGCCTTCCGCCACGCGCGACCGGCTGCTCGACGCCGCCGAGCGGCTGTTCCTCGCGAGGGACGCCGACCAGGTGTCCGTCCGCGCGATCAACGCCGAGGCGGGGCTGAACCCCGGCGCCGTCCACTACCACTTCGGCTCCCGCGAGGGCCTCGTCACGGCCCTGCTGGAACGCGAGCTGGTGCCGCTGTGGGCGGAGCGGCTGGAGGCCATCGCCGAGCGGTCCGCGGACGGCCCGTTCGCCGTCGCCGACCTGGTCGCCGCGATCGTCGAGCCGTTCGAGGAGCTCGTCCGCACCGGCAAGGGCCGCATGCTGTGCCGGCTGCTGGCCCGCACGGTGCGCGCGGCGTCGCGGCTGCCCGCCGGGTCGGCGTGGTTCGGGCAGGCGCCGTTCGAGGTCATGCTCGGCCGCGCGCTCCCGGACCTGACCGTCCGGGAGATCGCCGACCGGTGGCGGCTGGCGTTCACGCTGCTGCTGGAGACCTACGGGCGCGCGGTCGCGCCCGCCCCGGCGTCCGCCGCGCCGCCCCCGACCGGCACCGTGATCGCGTTCGTCACGGCCGGGCTGACCGCGCCCCCGGCCGAGCGTGGACGGGGCGGGTAG
- a CDS encoding Rrf2 family transcriptional regulator, with translation MALSSRSAVAIHGLTFLARREDTPMTSAEIADSLASNPVLVRRVLGALRDAGIVWSAEGRGGGWRLARPAREITLLDAYTAVEEGPVLARHSHPPSDACAVGRHMMSLLETEFREAERALEERLDRTTIADLHQEVLNRERELAR, from the coding sequence GTGGCCCTCAGCAGCAGGAGCGCGGTCGCGATCCACGGGCTGACCTTTCTGGCCCGCCGCGAGGACACGCCGATGACCTCGGCCGAGATCGCCGACAGCCTCGCGAGCAACCCCGTCCTCGTCCGGCGCGTCCTCGGCGCCCTGCGGGACGCGGGCATCGTGTGGTCGGCCGAGGGACGGGGCGGCGGCTGGCGGCTCGCCCGTCCCGCCCGCGAGATCACGCTCCTCGACGCCTACACCGCCGTCGAGGAAGGGCCCGTCCTCGCCCGGCACAGCCATCCGCCCAGCGACGCGTGCGCGGTCGGGCGGCACATGATGTCCCTGCTCGAGACCGAGTTCCGGGAGGCCGAGCGGGCCCTGGAGGAACGGCTCGACCGGACCACCATCGCCGACCTGCACCAGGAAGTGCTGAACAGAGAACGCGAACTCGCACGGTAG
- a CDS encoding MaoC family dehydratase, translating to MRTPRRTALREPYELLDLVGAELGASETRVVTQDEVDRFADVTKDHQWIHVDVERAESGPFGGTIVHGFLTLALVPRLLEDVLTIESFSMGINYGLDRVRFVKPLPPGTEIQGVAVLTSAVRLPGGDSGTGGVQAKASVTVEFADDATTCCVAEILFRYYP from the coding sequence ATGCGGACCCCGCGGCGAACAGCCCTTCGCGAGCCCTACGAGCTGCTGGACCTGGTCGGCGCGGAGCTCGGCGCCAGCGAGACCCGGGTGGTGACCCAGGACGAGGTCGACCGGTTCGCCGACGTCACCAAGGACCACCAGTGGATCCACGTCGACGTCGAACGGGCCGAGTCCGGGCCGTTCGGAGGTACCATCGTCCACGGTTTTCTGACCCTGGCCCTCGTTCCCCGCCTCCTGGAGGACGTCCTCACGATCGAGAGCTTCTCGATGGGCATCAACTACGGGCTCGACCGGGTGCGGTTCGTCAAGCCGCTCCCGCCGGGTACCGAGATCCAGGGCGTGGCCGTGCTGACCTCGGCCGTGCGGCTCCCCGGGGGCGACAGCGGGACCGGCGGCGTGCAGGCCAAGGCGTCCGTGACCGTGGAGTTCGCGGACGACGCCACCACATGCTGCGTGGCGGAGATCCTCTTTCGCTACTATCCGTGA
- a CDS encoding flavin reductase family protein gives MTEPLFDSTQFRRVCGQFPTGVTAVTAVTADGRTAALTVNSFTSVSLDPAKVLFCLADSSSSYPLLTEAERIAIHILSRDQEDVARRFATSGLTGAERLAGVGWTAGPGGVPLLPDTPAILAGPPGEIITSGDHAIILVAVDHVHLKPSDTPALSFYQGRFTTPVVAAAE, from the coding sequence ATGACCGAACCGTTGTTCGACTCCACCCAGTTTCGGCGCGTGTGCGGGCAGTTCCCGACCGGCGTGACGGCGGTGACCGCGGTGACCGCCGACGGGAGGACGGCGGCCCTGACGGTGAACTCCTTCACCTCGGTGTCGCTCGACCCCGCGAAGGTGCTGTTCTGCCTGGCGGACTCCTCGTCGTCCTACCCGCTCCTGACGGAGGCGGAGCGCATCGCGATCCACATCCTGAGCCGGGACCAGGAGGACGTCGCCCGGCGGTTCGCGACGTCCGGGCTGACCGGCGCGGAGCGGCTGGCGGGCGTCGGCTGGACCGCCGGCCCCGGCGGGGTGCCGCTGCTGCCCGACACCCCGGCGATCCTCGCCGGCCCGCCCGGCGAGATCATCACCAGCGGCGACCACGCGATCATCCTCGTCGCCGTCGACCACGTCCATCTCAAGCCGAGCGACACCCCCGCCCTGTCCTTCTACCAGGGGCGTTTCACCACGCCGGTGGTGGCCGCGGCGGAGTGA
- a CDS encoding TetR family transcriptional regulator: protein MAEESAVTAPGDAPAATAEQAVPSRAAEAGWRWSDGYDPQRTRREIVDSALQLFERDGFDRTTLKQIVVNANLTKGAFYHHFRSKEDLLWQIQNEYLDTQIDAAREILDEGSDPVEQLRALISLSLAGVARYRAHVAIFYQERRHLTGERLRSVTDKRDMLETMFRETVQRGIDAGAFRPEMSERIITFGIFGMCASAFQWYNPDGNLGIDEVAEQFCELILMGLLSE from the coding sequence ATGGCAGAGGAATCCGCGGTCACGGCGCCCGGTGACGCTCCGGCCGCGACGGCGGAGCAGGCCGTGCCCTCCCGCGCCGCCGAGGCCGGCTGGCGGTGGTCCGACGGCTACGACCCGCAGCGGACCCGCCGCGAGATCGTCGACAGCGCGCTCCAGCTGTTCGAGCGGGACGGCTTCGACCGCACCACGCTCAAGCAGATCGTCGTGAACGCCAACCTCACCAAGGGCGCGTTCTACCACCACTTCCGGAGCAAGGAAGACCTGCTCTGGCAGATCCAGAACGAGTACCTGGACACGCAGATCGACGCCGCCCGCGAGATCCTCGACGAGGGGTCCGACCCCGTCGAGCAGCTGCGCGCCCTCATCAGCCTGAGCCTCGCGGGCGTCGCCAGGTACCGGGCGCACGTCGCGATCTTCTACCAGGAGCGGCGGCACCTCACGGGAGAGCGGCTGCGCTCGGTCACCGACAAGCGCGACATGCTCGAGACGATGTTCCGCGAGACCGTCCAGCGCGGGATCGATGCCGGCGCGTTCCGCCCGGAGATGAGCGAGCGCATCATCACCTTCGGCATCTTCGGCATGTGCGCCTCGGCCTTCCAGTGGTACAACCCCGACGGCAACCTCGGGATCGACGAGGTCGCCGAGCAGTTCTGCGAGCTGATCCTGATGGGGCTGCTCAGCGAGTGA
- a CDS encoding ABC transporter ATP-binding protein, with product MDLELDGLSVALGGRDLLRDLSLDVPGGRVVGLVGPNGSGKSTALRCVYRALRPTTGTVRAGGEDLARVPVRRAARIVAALTQDGTIDLDFTVGEVVALGRTPHLRGNAPLGPHDREVCERAMDRLGIAHLATRGVLGLSGGERQRVLLARALAQEPEILVLDEPTNHLDVRHQVELLSLLRKSEVTVLVVLHDLNLAAAACDVLAVLSEGRLVATGPPADVLTPELVGEVFGVAASVVPHPLTGAPQLLYSLH from the coding sequence ATGGATCTGGAGCTGGACGGCCTGTCGGTGGCGCTCGGCGGCCGCGACCTGCTGCGGGACCTGTCCCTGGACGTTCCGGGCGGACGGGTCGTGGGCCTGGTCGGGCCGAACGGCAGCGGCAAGTCGACCGCGCTGCGCTGCGTGTACCGAGCGTTGCGGCCCACGACGGGGACGGTCCGGGCCGGCGGCGAGGACCTCGCGCGGGTGCCCGTGCGGCGCGCGGCCCGGATCGTCGCGGCCCTCACCCAGGACGGCACCATCGACCTCGACTTCACGGTCGGGGAGGTCGTGGCGCTCGGCCGGACGCCGCACCTGCGCGGCAACGCGCCCCTCGGCCCGCACGACCGGGAGGTGTGCGAGCGGGCGATGGACCGGCTCGGCATCGCGCACCTCGCGACGCGGGGCGTGCTCGGCCTGTCGGGCGGCGAGCGGCAGCGGGTGCTGCTGGCCCGCGCGCTGGCCCAGGAGCCCGAGATCCTCGTGCTGGACGAGCCGACGAACCACCTCGACGTCCGGCACCAGGTCGAACTGCTGTCGCTGCTGCGCAAGAGCGAGGTCACCGTGCTCGTCGTGCTGCACGACCTGAACCTCGCCGCCGCGGCCTGCGACGTGCTGGCCGTGCTGTCCGAGGGACGGCTGGTCGCGACCGGCCCGCCCGCCGACGTCCTCACCCCCGAACTGGTCGGCGAGGTGTTCGGCGTCGCGGCGAGTGTCGTCCCGCACCCCCTGACCGGTGCCCCGCAACTCCTCTACAGCCTGCACTGA
- a CDS encoding iron ABC transporter permease: MTAPLKSWRPGPVAACAVLAAALAVSAVLAIGFGATAAVPVTDTARYLWAGVTGGRIGADEATAYQIVWQIRAPRVLLAALVGAGLSAMGVAVQALVRNPLADPFVLGVSSGASVGAVLVTVTGGLAALGIYAVSAGAFAGALAASLLVYAAASSRGALSPLRLILTGVAMALGFQALMSVIVYFAPDGEATSTILFWTMGGFGAATWGTLPAVAVTVVAGCVLLYRGGRTLDAMALGEETAASLGVDPDRHRRVLLVLVSLVTGVMVAVSGAISFVGLVMPHLVRMVVGAVHSRVLAVAPLAGALFMVWVDLASRTLVAPRELPLGAITALIGVPVFVALMRRRAYVFGGR, translated from the coding sequence GTGACCGCGCCCCTCAAGTCCTGGCGTCCGGGTCCCGTCGCCGCCTGCGCGGTGCTGGCCGCCGCCCTCGCCGTCTCGGCCGTGCTGGCCATCGGTTTCGGGGCGACCGCGGCGGTGCCGGTCACCGACACCGCCCGCTACCTGTGGGCGGGTGTGACCGGCGGGCGCATCGGCGCGGACGAGGCGACGGCCTACCAGATCGTGTGGCAGATCCGGGCGCCGCGGGTGCTGCTGGCGGCGCTCGTCGGCGCCGGGCTGAGCGCGATGGGCGTGGCCGTGCAGGCGCTGGTGCGCAACCCGCTCGCCGACCCGTTCGTGCTCGGGGTCTCCTCCGGCGCGTCCGTCGGCGCGGTGCTCGTCACGGTGACGGGCGGGCTCGCGGCGCTCGGCATCTACGCGGTGTCGGCCGGGGCGTTCGCCGGCGCGCTGGCCGCGTCGCTGCTGGTGTACGCGGCGGCGTCGAGCCGGGGCGCGCTGTCGCCGCTGCGGCTGATCCTCACCGGTGTCGCGATGGCGCTGGGCTTCCAGGCGCTGATGAGCGTGATCGTCTACTTCGCGCCGGACGGCGAGGCGACGAGCACCATCCTGTTCTGGACGATGGGCGGGTTCGGCGCCGCGACGTGGGGCACGCTGCCCGCCGTCGCGGTGACGGTCGTCGCGGGCTGCGTGCTGCTGTACCGCGGCGGGCGGACCCTGGACGCGATGGCGCTCGGCGAGGAGACCGCGGCGAGCCTCGGCGTCGACCCCGACCGGCACCGGCGGGTGCTGCTGGTGCTGGTCTCGCTGGTCACCGGCGTCATGGTCGCGGTGAGCGGGGCCATCAGCTTCGTCGGGCTCGTGATGCCGCACCTCGTCCGGATGGTGGTCGGCGCCGTCCACAGCCGGGTGCTCGCGGTCGCGCCGCTCGCCGGGGCGCTGTTCATGGTCTGGGTCGACCTGGCGTCCCGGACGCTCGTGGCGCCGCGCGAGCTGCCGCTCGGCGCGATCACCGCGCTGATCGGCGTGCCGGTGTTCGTCGCGCTGATGCGGCGCCGCGCGTACGTCTTCGGAGGCCGCTGA
- a CDS encoding ABC transporter substrate-binding protein yields MYLNRSSRAALGTAAAVAALLVTGCGAEVESGAADAAAATVQRCGEPVEYTVPERAVAYEGGSADKLFALGLADRVHGYVMPPANPPVTESPWASDYAKVEMLSDDLLNKEVVVNAKADLVVAGWNSGFSEERGITPEILDRLGIQSFMHTESCYNYPGFPQKVTPFEALYSDLERLGKIFRVEDRAAEVVTGLKERVAKVQREAPQGDPVPVFLYDSGTDQAFTAGAQVPPTDVIRLAGGRNIFADLQERWTRVTWESVAEAAPEVIMIMDYGDQPAQEKIEFLRESPHTRDLPAVKQDKFFILDYNEGISGPRNVDGLEKFAEYLRTHGH; encoded by the coding sequence ATGTATCTGAACCGTTCTTCCCGCGCCGCCCTCGGGACGGCGGCGGCCGTCGCGGCGCTGCTGGTCACCGGCTGCGGTGCCGAGGTGGAGTCCGGCGCGGCGGACGCCGCGGCGGCGACCGTCCAGCGCTGCGGCGAACCCGTCGAGTACACGGTGCCCGAGCGCGCGGTCGCCTACGAGGGCGGCAGCGCCGACAAGCTGTTCGCGCTCGGGCTGGCCGACCGCGTGCACGGGTACGTGATGCCGCCCGCGAACCCGCCCGTGACCGAGTCGCCGTGGGCGTCCGACTACGCGAAGGTGGAGATGCTGAGCGACGACCTGCTGAACAAGGAGGTCGTGGTGAACGCGAAGGCCGACCTGGTGGTCGCGGGCTGGAACTCCGGTTTCAGCGAGGAGCGCGGCATCACCCCCGAGATCCTGGACCGGCTGGGCATCCAGAGCTTCATGCACACCGAGAGCTGCTACAACTACCCCGGCTTCCCGCAGAAGGTCACCCCGTTCGAGGCCCTCTACAGCGACCTCGAACGGCTCGGGAAGATCTTCCGGGTGGAGGACAGGGCCGCGGAGGTCGTCACCGGGCTGAAGGAGCGGGTGGCGAAGGTGCAGCGGGAGGCGCCGCAGGGCGACCCGGTGCCGGTGTTCCTGTACGACTCGGGCACCGACCAGGCGTTCACGGCGGGCGCGCAGGTGCCGCCGACGGACGTCATCCGGCTCGCCGGGGGCCGGAACATCTTCGCCGACCTGCAGGAACGCTGGACGCGCGTGACGTGGGAGTCGGTCGCCGAGGCGGCACCCGAGGTCATCATGATCATGGACTACGGCGACCAGCCCGCCCAGGAGAAGATCGAGTTCCTGCGGGAGTCCCCGCACACGCGCGACCTGCCCGCCGTGAAGCAGGACAAGTTCTTCATCCTCGACTACAACGAGGGCATCAGCGGGCCGCGCAACGTCGACGGGCTGGAGAAGTTCGCCGAGTACCTGCGCACACACGGCCATTGA